One Sphaeramia orbicularis chromosome 21, fSphaOr1.1, whole genome shotgun sequence DNA window includes the following coding sequences:
- the LOC115412659 gene encoding trace amine-associated receptor 13c-like, which produces METLEETEHCFPLLLNSSCRRPTPSQSDALLSYTILSFISLLTVFLNLLVIISISHFRQLHSPTNLLLLSLAVSDFLVGLLLMPVEILLTEACWFLGNLMCALYYIVDFIITSSSVGNMVLISIDRYLAICDPLHYTTRVTVDRTKLCVTLCWICSVIYNSLILKDFLRQPDGHNSCYGECVVILNHITGTVDLVFTFISPITVIIVLYVRVFMAAVSQARSMQSHITSVTLQRSVTVKAKKSEMKAARTLGVVVLVFLVCFCPYYSPSLIGQDIEDSSSSSPVVVWLLYFNSCLNPVIYAFFYPWFRKSMKYIVTLKILQPDSHDAKIL; this is translated from the exons ATGGAGACCCTGGAGGAGACAGAGCACTGCTTTCCATTACTCCTCAACAGCTCCTGCAGAAGACCGACGCCATCCCAGTCCGATGCCTTGCTCTCCTACACTATCCTGTCCTTCATCTCACTGCTCACTGTGTTTCTTAACCTACTGGTCATCATCTCTATCTCCCACTTCAG GCAGCTTCACAGCcccaccaacctcctcctcctctccctggctGTCTCAGACTTCCTTGTAGGTCTCCTGCTGATGCCGGTTGAGATCTTGTTAACAGAAGCCTGCTGGTTCTTGGGCAACTTAATGTGTGCTTTGTATTATATTGTAGATTTTATCATTACATCCTCTTCAGTTGGAAATATGGTGCTTATATCAATTGATCGTTATTTAGCTATTTGTGACCCACTCCACTACACAACCAGAGTCACTGTGGACAGAACAAAACTCTGTGTGACTCTGTGTTGGATCTGTTCTGTTATTTACAACAGCTTGATTTTAAAGGACTTTCTGAGACAACCTGACGGACATAACTCCTGTTATGGAGAGTGCGTAGTGATTCTGAACCACATAACTGGAACAGTCGATTTAGTTTTTACCTTTATCAGCCCCATTACTGTTATTATAGTTTTGTACGTCAGAGTATTCATGGCGGCTGTGTCTCAGGCCCGTTCCATGCAGTCCCACATTACATCTGTTACACTGCAGCGTTCAGTGACTGTGAAAGCTAAAAAATCGGAAATGAAAGCAGCTAGGACTCTTGGTGTTGTAGTGcttgtgtttttagtttgtttctgtCCATATTACTCTCCTTCACTCATAGGTCAGGATATTGAAGACAGTAGTTCGTCCTCACCTGTTGTTGTCTGGCTCTTGTATTTTAACTCCTGCCTAAACCCTGTCATCTATGCCTTTTTCTACCCATGGTTTAGAAAATCCATGAAATACATTGTTACTCTTAAGATACTGCAGCCTGATTCACATGATGCTAAAATACTGTAG
- the LOC115412672 gene encoding trace amine-associated receptor 8a-like → METVEVTALCFPQLLNTSCEKTVRPLFDTSLIYMVLSSITVLTTALNLLVIVSVSHYKQLQTPTNLLLLSLAVSDYLVGLVMSFQIVLIDGCWFLGDLMCSLHVFIDYLVTSSSIGTMVLISVDRYVAICDPLHYSSKITEQRVKFCVGLCWLCSVLYNSLLLKDNLEEPGLYNSCIGECVVVINYVVGLVDVVLSFLGPVTVIIFLYMRVFVVALSQARAMRSHITSVQIQASVSVTVKKSELKAARTLGVVVLVFLICLCPYYFVVITGQDTLLNTSSAGFVICLFYFNSCLNPVIYAFFYPWFRKCLKLIVTLQILQPGSSEAKIL, encoded by the exons ATGGAGACAGTTGAAGTAACTGCCCTGTGCTTCCCACAGCTCCTAAACACTTCTTGTGAAAAGACTGTTCGTCCTCTCTTTGACACTTCACTCATTTACATGGTGCTGTCGTCAATCACTGTACTTACTACAGCTCTCAACCTCCTGGTTATTGTCTCTGTCTCCCACTACAA GCAACTTCAAACCCCCactaacctcctcctcctctctctggctgTCTCAGATTACTTGGTGGGTCTTGTCATGTCCTTTCAGATTGTCCTCATAGACGGATGCTGGTTTCTTGGTGACCTcatgtgcagtttgcatgttTTTATAGATTACCTTGTTACTTCCTCCTCAATAGGAACGATGGTTCTCATATCAGTTGACCGTTACGTGGCCATATGTGACCCTCTGCATTACTCCTCCAAAATTACTGAACAAAGAGTTAAATTCTGTGTCGGCCTGTGTTGGCTTTGCTCTGTACTCTACAATAGTCTGTTGTTGAAGGATAACTTAGAAGAACCAGGTCTATATAACTCCTGCATTGGAGAGTGTGTAGTTGTTATTAATTATGTTGTTGGACTCGTTgatgttgttttgtcttttcttggtcctgttactgttattatttttctgtacatgAGGGTATTTGTGGTGGCATTGTCTCAGGCCCGTGCCATGCGATCCCACATTACATCTGTCCAAATCCAGGCTTCAGTGAGTGTAACTGTGAAAAAATCTGAGCTGAAAGCAGCCAGGACTCTGGGTGTTGTTGTACTTGTGTTTCTAATATGTCTCTGTCCTTATTACTTTGTTGTCATCACAGGCCAGGACACTTTACTTAATACTTCTTCTGCAGGATTCGTTATATGTCTTTTCTATTTTAACTCCTGTCTAAACCCTGTGATCTATGCCTTTTTTTACCCCTGGTTTAGAAAATGTCTTAAACTCATTGTCACACTACAGATACTGCAGCCGGGTTCCAGTGAGGCCAAGATACTGTAG